GGCCATATGACGCTCTATCAGGCTTCATGAGTCACAACTTCAGCGGAGCCCAAAGGGCGGCTTCAGGCCCTCGGCGTCGCCGTAAGGTCACCGACGCCCCCCAAACTGCTACAGGCGGCCTCCCTCGTCGACGCGGCCCCAGCCCTCCAGCAGCTCGGCCGCGGCGACGACGGCCGTCCACCAGCCGGTTGCCAGGTACGAGGACAGCGCCTCCAACGCGTCGGCCTGTCGACCCCGCTCACCCAGTGACCGCGCCCACGCCAGCGCGCAGTACCATTCCCCACGTCCGGCCTGCAACGTGGTCACGTTCGAGGAGCCGCTGGACCAGCTCCGGCGGGATACGGCCGGACCGCGTTCGGGTCCGGTGGTCAAGATCAGTAGCGTCCACGGCGACGCACCATAGCGCCGACGACGAGCACGGCGCGTACGACTGTGATCAGCGGCCACAGCGCGTACACGATCCAGGAGCCGGGGACCGTGGCGGTGTAGCCGAGGGATCAGGGATCCGGCTCCCAGCTCTGGGACCAGGCGCTTCCATGCAGCCGACACCATCCCGTGGTTGATATCCGCCGACCAGCACAATCGGCCCCGGCCTCAAGGACATCCGGCGCACCGTACTCATGCCCCAGCCGTCACGAGCAAGGCACGAAACCCAGACCCGTCACGGGATGAGACCACCAGCTCAACAACAAGGTCAGGGGCCGACGTACTCGAAGACGCCGCCATGAGGGTGCCGCAGAACCGCACGGCGGCCGTTCGGGGAGGGCTGAATGGGCATCACGATTTCGGCTCCTCCCACCTCCGCCTCCTCTACTGCGGCGTCCAGGTCGGCGACGGTGAGAGTCGCCGCCACGCCCGCGACGCGCTGCACGGCCTCATCAGGCCCGGAAAACAGGAGGAAAGGTCCGACGCTGGCCAGGGTGACTCCGGCAAAGGCGAACCTCGATGCGCTGCTTCCAGTCAACCTCTCGTAGAAGGGAAGAGCCGCATCCAGATCCTCCACACGCTGTCGCACGACCACTGAATCTATAGCCATGATCAACACCTCACATCTTCATACGCGCCCGCGAAGGTCATCCTGCAGACCCGCAAACCGCGGAGCGCCAGTCACGTTCGAGACGCCGTTCGACGCCGAACCTTAAACGACAAGCTCAGGGCACGGGCCGCGGACGGGACCTCCAGATGCCAGCGGCGTTCCTTGTAGGGCAGGGTGACTAACTCGCCGGCCGCGACGAGGTTGGGGGACGGGTCCTTGGATCGGTGATCTACGCCGGGTCTGCACCAGGACCGGGCCGCACGGTCCGGCCGGGATATAGATCAGGGCGCGGTGCCCGTCGAACTTCCCTCATGCACTGTCGGACAGTTCGCGTCTGCGGCCCTCGCGGCTACGCGTCCGTGGCGCCCCGTGCCTCCGCAGGATCGAGGCAGTCGATGTCCTCCATGAAGCTCAGCATCCGGGCGTTCACCAGGTCGGGGTGGTCGATCTGCGGGCCGTGGCCGGTCGCGGCGACGATCTCGGCGCGGGCGCCGGGGAGCAGGCGCGGTACGCGTTCCAGCTGCCGCTTGGGGTGTACGAGCAGGCTGCGCTTGCCCATGATCAGGTAGAACGGCGTCCGGATGGAGCCCAGTTCCGCGTCCGACAGCGGCAGCGGGGCGGGGCGGCGGATCCGAAAGGCCTTCACGCTGGCCTGGATCATCGCGCGGAGCTCGGGGACGACGATCACCGGCTGCTCCAGCCACTTGGCGAGGCGGGGGCGCCACGCCTTGGGGGCGTAGGTGGCGAAGAGGCTGGCGAAGATCCATACGAAGAAGCGCAGGCCGACCTTCTCCAGACCGCCCGGGTCGAGGGCGGTGACCGAGGCGAGCCGCCCGGGCCGAAGGTGGGCCTGGTTGATGACCAGCCAGCCGCCGTACGACGAGCCGACGAGGTGGACCTTGTCGAGGCCCAGCGCATCGAGGGCCTCGTCCATCCACTGCGCCGCGCGCTCGGGCTGCCACATCGGTTCGCGCTGGACGCTCCGGCCGGGGTCGCCGGGAGTGTCGAGGGCGTAGACGGGACGCTCGGCGCTGAGGGCACGGGTGTTGGGGTACCACTGGGCGGAGCAGCCTCCCGAGCCGTGTATCAGGACCACCGGCGTGCGTGACTCGGCTGCCGGGTCGGCGGAGCCGTACCGGTAGACGTGCGTGGTGCCGAAGCTCGTCTGCACGTCCGTCTCGGAGCGAGTGGGCGCGCCCTTCGCGTAGAGGACGTCGCAGGTGGCGAAATAGCGGTCGCGTAGCTCGTCGCTCAGGTAGTGGCCGATGTCGCGGCGTACTCGGGTCGTGTTCTCGGGCACGGGGCACCTCCAGGAAGATCAGGTCTTCGTGATACGAACGTACCATATTGATGGTACGGCGGTACCATGAAGATGTTCGGACCGAGCCGGACCGCGAGCCCATGAACCGCCCACCCCACCCACGGCCGGAGACAGCACTGATGCCAAAACGCGTGGACCACGAGGAACGGCGCACCCAGATCGCCGAAGCGCTCATCCAAGTCGCCGGGCGGCGAGGGCTGCACGCCGTCGGCATGCGCGACGTGGCCGCCGAGGCCGGCGTATCCCTCCGGCTCGTGCAGTATTACTTCGAGACCAAAGAGAAGCTGCTCTTCTACGGACTCCAGCACTTGACCGACCGCTTCACCGCCCGCGTGGGCGCCCGACTGGCCGCCGCCGGCCCGGACCCCAGCCCGCGCGTGACGATCGAGGCGCTGCTGCTGGCCTCCCTGCCGACCGACCAGGAGAGCCGGACCTTCCACCTCCTGTACAGCTCCTACTCGATCCTGTCCGTGACCGACGGAGCACTCGCCGCCCAGCCCTTCATCGACAACCCCGACGCGGCCGAGAACGCCCTCACCGGCCTGATCGAAGGAGCCCAGGCGGCAGGCCTGGCCGATCCCGGCGCCGACGCACGCACCGAGGCCATCAGCCTGCTCGCCATGACCGCGACCATGGGCACCAGCATCCTCGTCACCCAACGGACACCAGAGTCAGCCATCGCCGTACTCCGCCACCACCTCGACCGCATCTTCACCGCCGGCCGCCACACCACCCGGACGCCAGACAACGGAGACGCCAATACCTGTCCATAACTTCGGCTCGAACCACCAGCCCGGTCCGGCCGGCAGCACCGTCACCGGTTCGGCGAGGGCGACCGATACGGGGAAGCTCCGCTGGGGCCTGGCAGCCGACCAGGGCGAGGCCGATGCCCTGGAGGTGTACGCCGAGGCCTGCGAAACCACCGTCGTCCACTACACCCCCGCCCCGTAGCGCTCACGGCGCCGCCCGCCGCGGCCGCCGGCCGTCATTCGCCCCCACGCTCCGTTGACCGGTGAGTTCGCCGCCGACCCGACCGTGTGCCATCACGCCTACCAGGTCGCGCTCGACTTCGGCTTCGTGGCCGTCGACGCAGGCCAGCCATCACGCCAAGGCCCGCCAACCCTCAGTGATCTCCTCGTGGACGGCTCTGGCGTCCGGCACGGTATTCCCCGGGCCGTGGGTCAGCAGGGTGAGCAGCGCCGTGCCGTCGGCCGGACGGCCTGTCGGTTCGGTGCTCAGGGCTTGCCGGACCACCGTGGCCACGGCCGGGTCGATCGCCTGCAGGGTGGCGAGCGCCGCAGGTTCCGGGCCCGTCTCGGTGATCCTGCGGTAGACCGCGCCGATGCTGGTCGCGGCGAACGGGCTGTCCCCGTGGACGGCGGCGACCACGCAGCAGGCCCATGCCCAGATGTCGGCGGCCGGGCCGGGCTGGGCTTCGTCGAACTGCTCGGGGGCCATGTAGGTCAGCGTTCCTGGTGTGCCGCCGGTGCGGGTGAGCCTCGTGCGGTCCACGATCGCGGCGATGCCGAAGTCGAGGAGGCGCGGGCCGTCGCTGGTCAGCATGATGTTGCCCGGCTTGAGGTCCCGGTGCACGAGGCCCAGACGGTGGATTCCTCCCAGCGCCGTCGCGAGTGCGAGGGCGAGGGCGCGCAGCGCCTGCGGGGCGCGGATCGGGCCTTGTTCGCGCAGGTGGGCGTCGAGGGGGCGGCCGTCGAGAAGCTCCATGGCCAGGAAGGGCCGTCCGGCGTCTACTCCGGAGTCGAGGACACGGGCTGTGTACGCGCCCGAGACCATGGCGAGGACCTCGGCTTCGCGCTCGAAGCGGCTCAGCAAGTCTGCGTTGTCGAGGAGTTCGGGATTGATGGTCTTCAGCGCCACCTGGGTCGCGGAGCCTGCACGGCGGGCGGCGTAGACCGTGCCCATGCCGCCGGCGCCGATTCTGCCCAGCAGGTGGTACGCGCCGATGACCTGGGGTTCGTGCGCCTGAAGCGGCGGGAAGGCCCCCGGGAATCCCGGGGACTGGAGACCGGCGGGGGGTAGAACTTCCGCGCCGGGGGCGGTCGGGGGGACGTAGAGGGTGGGGATGGGCGGAGTGGTGGTGGCCAGAGGACGGTGCCGGAAGCTGACGGCGAAGGCGACACCCTGGAACACCGCGGCCGCCACTGTCACGCCGACGGGCATCACCGCGACCATCAGCAGCACCCACAGGATGAAGCCGCGGATGATCCGGGTACGCGGGCGGCGGGAGTTCCACAGCCCGGCGGGCATACCCGCCGTCAACAGCTTCCGCTGCGTGAGAATCCAGAACACCAGAATCAGGGCCATGCAGACGAAGACGGTGATGGCCTCTCCCTGGCCCAGGTCGAGGGGCTGCCAGCCGTCCCACCGTTGCATCTCGAAGATCCAGCCGCCCACGTTGAGAGGGCTGCTCGGCCAAGGCGCAGTCGCGAGGGTCCGGAAGTCGACGGGCGCGTCGGTGCTGGGCAGGAAGATCGTCAGTCCGGCTGCGCAGGCCAGGACCAGGCCGCTCTCGAAGCGCGGAATCGTCCTATTCCCGTCGCCGTCCGGCACCCCCGTGAAGGCCGCGGCCTCCCGCTGCCTGACCTCTCGCTGGGAACGGATCAGCAGCGGGAGCGCAAGCAACCGCACGACCAGCGCGAAGGCGGCAATAATCAGCACCGCAGATATAACGAACTCGAGTCCGTACGTGTGGAATCCGAACATTCCGCCCCCGCCTCAACCGCGCCTCTGGTCGGCGCGAGTATAGGGGGCCAGCGTTACAACAGATCTTGGCCGGAGATGACCGTGGGCGCCCCACAGGGCTGCGTCAGTTGTGCTGTCCGCAGTGGCCGACACGCTCCTTCTACGCTCCTTCTACGTTCCTCCTGATTCGGCAGCACCAAGCCACCATGGCTGCGGGTTCCACGCTCCTGCGGACAGGCCCTAGTAGTCGCAGTCGCCGCACTCGCCGGGGGGCTCGTACATGTCTCGTCTACGGCGCTCGTCGCCACAGTGGGCGAGAAGATGCTCCGGCAGATGGTCCTGCATCTGCCACCACTCCAGCGTGAAGCCGTGCTCGTCCTCCGCCTGGACCAGGAACGGGCCGTTCTTGCGCAGCGGCTCGTACTCGTACCAGCGGTCCTTCCGGGCGAGCACCCTATCCGGGGCGGGCTTGGCGAAGTCGCCTCCCATGAAGTCGTAGACACGGCGGACGTCCGCGACAGTGATGTCGCGCACGGGAGTGAGCACAAGCGGCCAGCACGCGGGGTCGTCGGAGCTGTCGACGTCCTCAGGCACCCTGGCGGATCCCCCACTAAGGGCGTGCACTGTCCACCGGGGGATCCCGCTCGCGCGGCCCACCTCGGCCATGGGCACACCGGCACGGGCCGCGTGCACGGCCAGCGCCTCCGCCTCGGTGAGACCACCGTGACCGTGCTCGACCGACCTGGCCGCTTCGCCGGCCATGTGCAGCCAGTAGTACGGGCCGCAGCTGTCCGGTACAGGATCGCCGAGGTGCTCGGCGCAGCGGCTCCCTGGGGCCGCAGGTGCCTTGTTGGAGCAGAAGGAGTGCCCGCACAGCTCGACAACCCGCTGGGTACCCAGCTCGGGGTCGAAGACGGTACATGCACGGAACACCCGTCTGGGCTCGCCACCCGCCGCGGTGAAGAACCGTATGCGCTCACCCCGCCTGGCGCGCTCGACCTGGAACCTCCTCACCTCCCATGCGGAGAGGACATGCCCGGCCATGGCGATCGCCAGGGCCGGGAACGGCCGGAAGGGCAGAGGGGTGGAATCGTCGAGGGTCGGGATCTCGATGAACGGACGACGGCTGTCGGCGTCGTCGAGGTGACGGAGCGAGAGTGTCAGGAGTTCCGCGGCGTTGACGTGCGTGCTGTCGGCTTCGGTCATGCGCCCTCCGTTCAGGGGTACGGCGGTTGGGCCCGCAAGCAGGCAGGACCGGAGAATACTCAGCGGACCTCTGGTGACCGAATCGCTTTTCCATCGGGTCCCGCGGCCGCAGCGCCGACGGAACCTGTCTCAGTCGCCGATGCCCTCGGCGGCACGGGGCGGGGCTTGCCGTCCGGTCCACAAGGAACCTGCCTGCCCGAGGTGGGCGACGGGCCCGGCGAGGTCTCGAACAGTCGCCGCAGCGGTGCCGCCCCTATTCGCCGCCGGGCCGTGGACAGCGAGACTGGGCCCGGGCAGAGCGACTCGCAGTTCCGAAGCAGCGGTGCCGGCTTCACGGCGCTGTCGGTCTGATGAGCCGTGGCCGCAGTGCGGGCACCGGTCGAGCACGGATTGTGGGAGTAGTACCCAGGGCTCGGACTCAGAAGTAGTGGAGGAGCGCGTCGTAGAACGTGTCGCCCTCGTCGACCGCTGGTGGAGTGTAGTCGTTGGCCCGCACGTGGTTCACGAAATCAGCGGGGATCTCCAGTGGCTGATCAGCGAGATACTCGATCGAATCTTGACGCCATACCCACACGCCGTCGGAGTTCAGCGACGACCCGCCGGGGATCCAGCGGTCCTCCTCGAATAGGTGCTTCACCGACTCCATCACATCGAATCCGGCCGGTGCGTTGTTCAAGTACCCGATGATCTCGGCGTGGTCGGGCAGCATCTGCTGGGTGACAGAGTCGGCGAGCGACGGCAGTTCACCGTGCTTGTCGCGGTACATCTCCCGATATATTCCGACGGGTTTGAGGATCATTACGTCACATCCTGAATCAGCGTGCCCGCAGCGTCCCACTGTCGCCGAGCACATAGTCTGCCGGTGCCGTCATAGACGTCGATCTGTTTGATCGTGCTGTCGGGGTGCCACTCGCCGACCGCCCTGTTCTGTGCGGCCACGCCGGCCCATTGAGCGTGCCAGCGGCGTAGAAGCCTTGGGACGGGCCGTCTTCCATACCGTGGCATAGGTCGTCCGGCTGATGATTTGGCCGCCGTCATTCTGCTCGACCATCTTGGCCTCCGGATCATCCACGTCGATCCGCGGCGCGGCAGGCGCTTCGACGGGCAGATGCCACATGCCGGGTGGTCGTCGCACGCGTCCCTCCCCTGCGAGGCGTGCGCGGTGGCCTTCCGGTACGCGGTCCCGGGCCCGAGCAGGACGGCGTCGGCTACCAGTCGAGTTCCCACAGCTGCAGGGTGCCGTCCAAGCTGCTCGAGAGCAGCAACCGGTCGTCCGGGGTAAGCGCGATGCCGTAGACCTCGTCGGTGTGCCTGACCAGGGTCCGGACGCAGCGGCCGGTCGCCATTTCCCAGATCCGTATCCGCCCGTCGTCCTCGCCTGAGACGGCGAACCGCCCGTCGGAGGTGAACCGGGCCGTAAGGACCTCGCCGGACCGGTCACCGGGATCCTTCAGCGCGCGGGAGTCCCGTACGTCCTCGAAGGCGCGTACGAAGTCGCCGGTGTCGGCGTCGAGGAGCCAGAGCGTACGGCCCTGGTGGTGGCCGGCGGCGAGCACGAGGCGGCCGTCGGCGCTCAGGCACACCGAGGAGACCCACGAGCCGGGGTGCGGGAACACCGCGCACTCACCGCTGTCCACGTCCCAGACCCGGATCTCGGCGTCGGAGCCCGCCGATACGGCGCGGCGTGAGTCCGGGCCGAGCCACACGGCGGTGGGCCAGACCGCGTGTCCTGTCAGCGTCCGCTGATGCGATCCGTCGGCGAGGTCCCCCATCCATAAGGTGTGGTCCGCACAGATGCCCAGGGCGAAGCGGCCTGTGGCGTTGAAGGCGACCGCGCCGGGGTCGGGGACAACACCCTGCCAACGGGGGTAGGCAGGGTGCCTGGGAATCCGGGGCAGTCATCGAGTGTCGAACCGGCTCGCCCGACCGGTCAAGGTGCACTTCGTAAAATTCCCCTTGCCGCTCGCCAGCACCCACCTCCCGTCGGTGGCGACCCCGGCCGCGCCCGCGCCACGGGTCCCGACCTCCCGCAGGAGCGTTCCCGTGGCGAGCTCCCACAGCCGTACCGGCTCGCGCCCCCCTCCGCACACACCGAGCCGCCCGTCCGGAGAGACCGCCACCGTGCCCGCCGAGAACGATCCCGGCAGCGTACGGACCGCTCTCGCTCCGCGGAGCCCGCCCGACGGCGAAGCGCGCACCCACCGGTCACCCGCGTCGCCGTTGTCGCCCTCGCCCATCGTCCCCACCCCGTACTCCCGGTCGAACGGTCGCGGCCCAGTGTGCCCGAACCCTGTAACGGGCCGGTGGCGCTGCCAGGAGCGGTCAGATTGCCGTCCGCGGACCGCGGACGGGGTCCTCGTGCGTCCGGGCTTAGGGCGAGACGGCGCTGTGCTGGGCGTACCCGATCTCGACTCGCCGCTCGTGCGGTCGGCGACTCCAGCCCCGCCGTCGCCGAGGTGCCCGGCCGCACGGCGAGGCCAGAGCACCCACAGGCACGACGCCTGGCGTACCGCCACCACCGCGTCCTCGCAGCAGTGCGCAGCTTGTCACCCGAGCGGTGGGAGGCGAGGACGTCCGCAATGGCCAACCGGCGGCGACTGTGAAAATCGCTGTCCGATCACCGGAGCACGGTGATAGACACCCGGCGTGGAAAAGAATCTTGAGTTCCCTGACCTGTTGCGACTGATCGATGAACGGTCGACCGCCTTCCGCGCCGTGGTCGCCGCCGCGCCCGGTCTCGACGCGCAGGTGCCGACCTGCCCCGGGTGGACGCTGTTCGACCTGGTGAAGCACCTGGGTGGGGGAGACCGTTTCTGGGCCGCCATCGTCGGCGCGGGGTCTGCCGACGCTCCCCCGGCCGAGGCCGTCGCCGCGCGCGCCGCGCTGGAAGTGCCGCAGGAGCGTGAGGCCCTGCTGGCCTGGCTGGACGCGTCGACGCAGCTTCTGCTGGGCGCCCTGCGCGCGGCGGGACCGGAGAGCGGTTGCTGGACGTGGTGGCCCGCGTCGCAGTCACCGCAGACCGCCGGCGGCACAGCCCGGCACCGGGTCCAGGAGACCGCGGTGCACACCTACGACGCCCAGCTCGCCGGGGGCGCCCCGCAGCCGCTGCCGGTCGAGCTGGCAATCGATGGTGTGGAGGAGTTCCTGTTCACCGTCTGCGCAACGCCGAGTGCCTGGCCGCACAAGCCCACGGCCTTCGACTTCCACGCCGCCGAGGGCCGCTCCTGGCGCCTCACCGTCGACGGCGACGGCGCACGCACCACCCGCATCCCCGCGCCCACCGCCGCGACCGGCGAAGACTCGGACGCAGCCGGCGCCTCCGTCCACGGCACGGCCAGTGAGCTGGTCCTCTACCTGTACGACCGGATCCAGGCCGACTCCTTGCACGTTGACGGAGACGCAGGGC
The sequence above is a segment of the Streptomyces sp. NBC_01255 genome. Coding sequences within it:
- a CDS encoding maleylpyruvate isomerase family mycothiol-dependent enzyme, which gives rise to MEKNLEFPDLLRLIDERSTAFRAVVAAAPGLDAQVPTCPGWTLFDLVKHLGGGDRFWAAIVGAGSADAPPAEAVAARAALEVPQEREALLAWLDASTQLLLGALRAAGPESGCWTWWPASQSPQTAGGTARHRVQETAVHTYDAQLAGGAPQPLPVELAIDGVEEFLFTVCATPSAWPHKPTAFDFHAAEGRSWRLTVDGDGARTTRIPAPTAATGEDSDAAGASVHGTASELVLYLYDRIQADSLHVDGDAGLLDLLRAWEPEEK
- a CDS encoding WD40 repeat domain-containing protein — encoded protein: MGDLADGSHQRTLTGHAVWPTAVWLGPDSRRAVSAGSDAEIRVWDVDSGECAVFPHPGSWVSSVCLSADGRLVLAAGHHQGRTLWLLDADTGDFVRAFEDVRDSRALKDPGDRSGEVLTARFTSDGRFAVSGEDDGRIRIWEMATGRCVRTLVRHTDEVYGIALTPDDRLLLSSSLDGTLQLWELDW
- a CDS encoding serine/threonine-protein kinase — protein: MFGFHTYGLEFVISAVLIIAAFALVVRLLALPLLIRSQREVRQREAAAFTGVPDGDGNRTIPRFESGLVLACAAGLTIFLPSTDAPVDFRTLATAPWPSSPLNVGGWIFEMQRWDGWQPLDLGQGEAITVFVCMALILVFWILTQRKLLTAGMPAGLWNSRRPRTRIIRGFILWVLLMVAVMPVGVTVAAAVFQGVAFAVSFRHRPLATTTPPIPTLYVPPTAPGAEVLPPAGLQSPGFPGAFPPLQAHEPQVIGAYHLLGRIGAGGMGTVYAARRAGSATQVALKTINPELLDNADLLSRFEREAEVLAMVSGAYTARVLDSGVDAGRPFLAMELLDGRPLDAHLREQGPIRAPQALRALALALATALGGIHRLGLVHRDLKPGNIMLTSDGPRLLDFGIAAIVDRTRLTRTGGTPGTLTYMAPEQFDEAQPGPAADIWAWACCVVAAVHGDSPFAATSIGAVYRRITETGPEPAALATLQAIDPAVATVVRQALSTEPTGRPADGTALLTLLTHGPGNTVPDARAVHEEITEGWRALA
- a CDS encoding VOC family protein, whose translation is MAIDSVVVRQRVEDLDAALPFYERLTGSSASRFAFAGVTLASVGPFLLFSGPDEAVQRVAGVAATLTVADLDAAVEEAEVGGAEIVMPIQPSPNGRRAVLRHPHGGVFEYVGP
- a CDS encoding alpha/beta fold hydrolase; this encodes MPENTTRVRRDIGHYLSDELRDRYFATCDVLYAKGAPTRSETDVQTSFGTTHVYRYGSADPAAESRTPVVLIHGSGGCSAQWYPNTRALSAERPVYALDTPGDPGRSVQREPMWQPERAAQWMDEALDALGLDKVHLVGSSYGGWLVINQAHLRPGRLASVTALDPGGLEKVGLRFFVWIFASLFATYAPKAWRPRLAKWLEQPVIVVPELRAMIQASVKAFRIRRPAPLPLSDAELGSIRTPFYLIMGKRSLLVHPKRQLERVPRLLPGARAEIVAATGHGPQIDHPDLVNARMLSFMEDIDCLDPAEARGATDA
- a CDS encoding TetR/AcrR family transcriptional regulator, which encodes MPKRVDHEERRTQIAEALIQVAGRRGLHAVGMRDVAAEAGVSLRLVQYYFETKEKLLFYGLQHLTDRFTARVGARLAAAGPDPSPRVTIEALLLASLPTDQESRTFHLLYSSYSILSVTDGALAAQPFIDNPDAAENALTGLIEGAQAAGLADPGADARTEAISLLAMTATMGTSILVTQRTPESAIAVLRHHLDRIFTAGRHTTRTPDNGDANTCP